The sequence CGTGGGCATCAGCGCGGGCGCGGGCTCCTGCGAGTCCGGTACCGCGCCGCCGCCGTACACCACCACGCGGCCCGGGGCGCGCGTGCCGTCGTTCTCCTGGGAGAGGCCCACCACCAGGTCGTCGTACCCGTCCCCGTCCAGGTCGCCGGGGCTCACGAGACTGGGGAGCGTGAAGCCCAGCATCGTCTGGGGCACGAGGCGGTTGGCGCGCGGCCACGACCACACCGGCTCCAGCGGACCGGACACGTTCTGCGTGGGGCGGAAGAGGTACACGCGGCCCAGCGAGGCGAGCACGAAGTCGCGGCCCATACCGCCCTCCGCCATGGCGCCCACCGTGGCGCTCTGGGCGGCCACGCTGGGGAAGGCCGGGTCGTCCATCAGCTGCCACGTGGGCGTGGCGGAGTAGCCCTGGACGGAGGCGTCGGACAGGTGCAGGCGCACGCTGCCCCGGAGCCCCACGAGCACGTCCGGCCGTCCGTCCCCGTTCAGGTCCGGAATCCCGCGCATGCTCTCCGCCGTGCCCTTCCACACCGGCTGCGAGGTGAGCGGTCCATCACAGACGCGCGAGCTGCCCGCCTTGCAGCCCAGGAAGAGGCCGTAGCGGGTGTCCTCGTCGGCCAGGGTGATGAGCAGGTCCTGGGCGCCGTCCCCGTCCGTGTCTCCCGCGGGCTGCGCGTAGCCGGACAGCACGCGCACGTTGGTGAAGGGGCCCTCCGCCGCGCCGGGCGTCGCGCGATAGAGGGTGGTGCTGCCAGTGAAGGTCGTGACGAGCAGGTCGTCCAGCCCGTCGCCATCCACGTCCAGCAGCTGCGCGGCGGCGAAGCGCAGGGTCGTGAAGTCCGGCACGCGGAACAGTGGCTGCGCGAACACCTGGGACAGGTCCGGCCCGCCCTTGTACACGCTGACGCCGTAGTAGCTCTTCACCAGCACGTCCGCGTACGCGTCCCCGTCCACGTCGCCCGTGCCCACCACCATCTGGTAGCCCGACGTGCGCGGGCTGGGATGCACCCACGACACGGTGGAGGTGACGGGCGTCTTGGAGAAGTAGGACGCCTCCCCCGCGTACACCATCACCCGGCCCGGGTTCGTGGGGCGGCTGGTGCACGGCGGCGAAATCACCAGCAGGTCCCGGCGGCCATCGCCGTTGACGTCACCCAGCGCCACGCCCCGGCCGAAGCACTCCTGCGGATCCAGGCCATCCCCTTCCACCTGCCAGCGGGGTGTCTCGGAGAGGGTGGGCCCGGCGGTGCCGGCGTCATCCGGAGAGCCCGCATCGGAGCCCGCGTCCGGCACTCCGGCGTCGGGCTGGGGCTTCGGGTCGTCCTTGCAGCCCGCCGCCAGGGACACCAGCATCACGGCGCAGGTCAGCGCACCACGGATCCGCATGTTCACTCCTCGGGAGGACGCGCTCGCGTGCCTGGCGCGCCCGACGTCCGGCATGAAGGGACGCGCAGGATAGGGCCGTGCCCCCGCATCCCCGAAGGACCCTTGCCGGATGAACGGTACTTCCGGTGGATGCCGGACGGGGCATTGCCTCCGGGACGGAGAGCAGGCGGGCAGGCGGGCGTGGCCAGCCTCCACCGCCGTCCCCAGATTCGCGCGGATGCATGCGCGCCATGCCTGAGACCGTCGCCGACACCGCCCTGGACTCCCACGCCGCGCCGGCGTCCGAGCGGTTCAGCCGCTCCCAGAAGGCCTTCACGCTGGCGGGAGCGCTGCTGGGATTGCTGCTGGCGGCGCTGGACCAGACCATCGTCGCCACGGCGGGGCCCACCATCCAGGCGGACCTGCACATCGCGCCGGAGCACTACCCGTGGCTCACCACCGCGTACCTGGTGGCCTCCACGATGATGGTGCCCGTGTGGGGCAAGCTGTCGGACCTGCTGGGCCGGCGCGCGGTGCTGGTGGCGGGCATCGCCGTGTTCCTCACCGGCAGCTTCCTGTGCGGCGCGTCCCGCTCCACGCTGGTGCTCATCCTCTGCCGCGCGGTGCAGGGGCTGGGCAGCGCGGCCCTCTTCACCGGCTCCCTGGCGGTGGTGGCGGACCTGTTCCCGCCGCGCGACCGGGGCAAGTACCAGGGCCTGTTCGGCGCGGTGTTCGGCCTGTCCAGCGTCATTGGCCCGCTGGCTGGCGGCTTCATCACCGACGCGCTGGGCTGGCACTGGGTGTTCTTCATCAACCTGCCGGTGGGCGCGGTCGCGCTGGCGCTCATCTTCCTGCGCATGCCGCCGCTCAAGCCGGAGGGCCTGCACGGCGGGAAGCTGGACCTGCCGGGCGCGGTGGCGCTGGCGGTGGGCGTGGTGCCGCTGCTGCTCGCGCTCAGCCTGGGCCATGGCGAGGCGACGCCCCGGGCGGGAGGGTTCGCGTGGGGCTCCGCGCCCATCCTGGGGCTGTTCGCGCTGTCGGCGGTGGGGCTGGGGCTCTTCGTGTGGCGGGAGCGCCATGCGAAGGAGCCGCTGCTGGAGCCTTCGCTCTTCCGCCTGCGCGCGTTCTCCGCGGGCAACGCGGCGGTGTTCATCATTGGCGCGGTGTTCCTGGCGTCCGTCACCTTCCTGCCGCTGTTCATGGTGAACGTGGTGGGGCTGTCCGCGACGCACTCCGGGCTGACGCTCACGCCGCTGACGCTGGGCGTGGTGGCGGGCAACGTGCTGTCCGGGCAACTGGTGTCGCGGATGGGCCGCTACAAGGCGCTGATGGTGGGGGCGCTGTTGTTCCTGATGGGCGGCTTCGCGGTGATGGCCTTCACGCTGACGCCCGACTCCAGCCAGGCCGAGGTCACGGTGAAGATGGTGCTGGTGGGCCTGGGCCTGGGGCCGTCCATCCCGCTCTACACCGTGGCGGTGCAGAACTCCGTGCCGCCGCAGCGCATTGGCGTGGCCACGTCCGCGACGACGTTCTTCCGGCAGTTGGGCATGACGGTGGGCGTGGCGCTGCTGGGCACCGTGTTCGCGGGCACGCTGGGCCGGGAGATGCAATCGCGCACGCAGCAGGCCGTGCATGGGCTGCGCCCGGACGTGCGTCAGGAATTGCGCGCGTCCGCGCCGGGAGGCCTGGGCGGCGAGGGCGCGCCGCAGGGCCAGCAGTTCCAGCCGGAGCAGGTGAAGGCGAAGCTGCGGGAGGGCTTCGAGGAGGAGCGGCGTCAGGCTCTACAAGAAGGCCCCGAGGCCCGCGCGCGCGTGGACGCGGACGAGGCCCGCGCGCTGTCCACCGTGGACCGCGTGGAGCGCGCGCTCAAGGAATCCTTCACCCGCGCGACGATGGCGGTGTACCGCTTCGCCATCTTCGTCGCGCTGGCGGCCCTGTTCGTCACGCTGCTGCTCCCGGAGCTGCCGCTCCGCCAGGGCGGGCCGCGCAAGGCCCCCGCGGAGTCGTAGCGCCTTTCGGCTACTTCTTCGGCGGCGGAGGCGTGTCCGACTCCGGCGCGGTGGGGCGCGCGAGCGTGCCCGGTGCCTCCGCCAGCGCGTACGCCATCCACGTCACCGCCGCGGTGCTGCGCGACAGGTCCTGCGGGTCCACCTTGTCCAGCGTGTCCGCCATGGAGTGGTGCACGTCGAAGTAGCGGCTGCTGTCCACGCGCACGCCCACGAAGGGCACGTGCGCGGGCTCCATGGGGCTCAGGTCCGCGCCCGTCGCGTGCCCCACCAGGAACCGCGCCGCGCCCAGCCCCTCCAGCGGCGTCAGCCACGGCCGCAGGAGCGCCTCACCGCCCGGGCCCGCGTGCAGGCTCACGCCCAGGGGGCGCCCGCCGCCCGCGTCCATCTCGATGGCGGCCACGTGCTTCGGCAGCTCCTTCGCGTGCGCCTCCGCGTACGCGCGGCCTCCGCGCAGGCCGTTCTCCTCGTTCATGAACAGCACCACGCGCACCGTGCGCCGGGGCGCCTGGGGCAGCTTCGCGATGAGCCGCGCGGCCTCCATCACCATCACCACGCCCGCGCCGTCGTCGTGCGCGCCCGTGCCCACGTCCCACGAGTCCAGGTGCGCGCCCAGGAGCACCACCTCGTCCGGCTTCTCACGGCCCTTCACCTCCGCCACCACGTTGGACGAGTCCGCCTCCGGCAGCTCCGAGCACCCCAGCACCAGCCGCACCTTCACCGCCCCGCCCTGGAGCATCCGGTGCAGCGTGAGCGCGTCCTCCACCGACACCGCCGCCGCGGGCAGGCGCGGGCCGCCTTCGTCGAAGCGCGTGGACCCCGTGTGCGGTGAGCGCAGCGACGCCGTGGCCAGCGAGCGCACCAGCGCGGCCACCGCGCCCTGCTTCGCCGCCGCCGCGGGCCCGCGTCCGCGCAGCCCCGCGAAGCGGCCGTAGTCCGAAGCCTCCGCCATGGTGTGGTTGAAGAACACGATGCGGCCCTTCACCTTGTCACCCAGCGCCGCCAGCTCCTCCAGGGAGTTCACCTCCACCACCTCCGCCGTGATGCCCTCCGGCGGCGTGGGCGCGCTGCCGCCCAGGGCCAGGAGCGCCAGGGGCAGGCCGCGCGTGCGCTCGGACGGGAGGATTTCGCCGTGCTCCTCGCCGCGCACCCAGTGCGGCACCTTCACCGGCTCCTTCCACGCCCGCACCCCGTCCTCCTTGAAGGCGCGCAGGGCCCACTGCACCGCGGCCTCCGCGGACTCGGAGCCGGACAGGCGCGGCCCCACCCCGTCCGTCAGCTCCGCCAGCCGCGCGTACGCATGGCCTTCCGCGAGCGCGGGCCCCACCAGCTTCGCCGCCGTGGCCTGCTGCGCGGCGCTCAGCTTCGTCACGGCCGGGGGCGCCGCCTTCACCGACGACGTGGCCGGCGACTTCGGCGCGGGGTCCTGGGAGGGCGCGGTGGCGGTGTTCTGGGGAGGAGCCGCGGTGATGAGGTGCAGGGCTAGCGAGACGGGCAGGACGAAGGCGGACGTGGACACGCGAATCCTCGAGGGGACCTGAGGTGTTTGTGAGGGCGAGGTGGAAGTCCCAGGGGCCACCGCGCGCCGAGAGGGGGAACGCGGCGCGCGGGGCTCAACTGGGACGTCACGCACCGGTTCCGCGGTTGGGGAACGCGAGGCCCGGTACATACGCCATCTTCCAAGAAGAAGAGGACGTGGGTGCATTCTTTAAAGAAATTCTTCGCAGCGTCAAGGCGGGAAGTGAGCATTGCGACCCGCGGGTGATGTGAGTGTTCACGAGTCCGCGCTACGCAAGACGTCCCATGGCACCCCACCCTCCCGCGCAACGCGAGACGTCCTGCCAGAGCCTGGAGGACCTGGGTGCGTGGCTCGCGGCCCGTGATTTCGGCCGCTTGGAGGATGACGCGCTGCCCATGCTGCTGCTGGCGGTGCATGGGCGGGACTTCACGCGCGACTTCCGCGAGGAGTTCGCCATCGAGGACGACTGGGCCCCCGCGCTGGAGCGCACGGCGCGCGCGGTGGGACGCGCCTTCGACTTCCTGCGCGAGGACGCGGGCATCCCGTACCTGGGGCTCGTGCCCAGACCGGACGCGCTGCCGCTGCTGTGCCGCTTCTTCCACCTGCACCCCCAGCCTCCGCCCGCGGCCCGCATGCGGCTGTCGCACTGGCTCTGGCGCCACGCGCTCTTCGACACCGCGCAGGCCTCGCCCGCCGGAGCGCTCGCGAGCCTCGCGCTCCTCACGCCGGACGTGAACGCCTCCGTGCGCGCGCTGCTGGACCAGTTGGGGCCGCCGCCGCCTCGCGGCTGGGAGCGCTATTCGCAGCCCGGCATGGCGGGGCTCGCGTCGGTGGCGGACCGGGTGGAGGCCACCGCGCTGCTGGCGCTGAAGCCCCGGCACCTGCTCACCGGCGCCGCGCTGGAGCCCGTCCCGCTGCTGGAGATCCAGGGCGCGGTGGCCTTCCTGCCCCTGTTCCCGCCGCCGCTGTCGGGAGGCTCGCCGCCGCCGGGCCCGGGCAGCGACCTGCTGCTCACGCTGGCGAACCAGGTCTTCCATCCGGTGCTCGCGCCGGGCCGGTCCCTGCTGGGGCTGGTGCGCACGGGCGTGACGCCGCCCGTTGTATTCCCCAGCCATGCCCTGCGCCCCGACGCCCTGGCCGCCCTGCGTCAAGGCGACGGAGCGGCGTTCCTGGCGCTGCGGCGTGACGCGCTCGTGACCCACATCCGGGCCTTCATCCGGGCCCGGACGGGCGCGGACACAGGGGTGGGTGCTTCGATTCCGGAGGAATGAACCCCCCGGAATTCTCCGTTGCCCACTCCGGAGGACCGGGGGACAGTGCCGCGACCGGCGGCCGTTCCCCCGACCCGCGGTCTTCCGCTCATGAGCGTGCCCCCTTCCGACACCGAACAGGCCCTGAGGGCCGAGGTCGAACGTCTGCGGCTCCGCCTGCGCGCCGCGGGGCTGGATGACGGAACCGGCACTCCTCCCGCTCCGGAGACGTCGGCGCTCCAGGACCGGAGCGCCGACGAGCGGCTGCGCGTGAAGCGCGAACAATTGCGGCTGGCGCAGGAGGCGGGCGGCATCGGGGTGTTCACGCTGGACATCCCCACCAACCTCATGACGATGACGCCGGAGTTCTGCCGGCTGTACGGCGTGCCCATCATGGACACCGTGCCCGCGACCGTCATCGAGGCGCTCGCGCTGGAGGAGGACCGGCACCGCGTGTCCAACGCGCGCACGCGGGCCGCGGGGCAGGTCCTGCCGTCCGTGGAGTACCGCATCCGCCGGCCGGACACCGGGGAGGTGCGGTGGATCCACCGGCGCGCGTCGCTGGTGTACGACGCGGCCGGCAAGCCGGTGCAATTCATTGGCATCGCCCAGGACGTCACCGAGCAACAGCAGGCTGAAGAAGCGCTGCGATCCGCGAACGAGCGCGTGCAGCTGGCGCTGAACACCGAGGTGATGATTGGCACCTGGGTGTGGGACGTGCCCGACAACCGCGTCGTCACGGACGAGCGCTTCGCGCACTCCTTCTCGCTGGACCCGAAGCAGGCGCGAGAGGGATTGCCCATTGATCAATTCCTGGCATCCGTGCACCCGGAGGACCGGCCCGGCATGGAGGCCGCCGTCGCCCGCGCGCTGAAGGTGGGCGGTTCGTACCGCGCCGAGTACCGCGTGCGCCGCTCCGACGGCGTGCACCGGTGGGTGGAGGCCAGCGGCCACTGCGTCCTCTCCCCGCAGGGCACGCCGCTGCGCTTTCCCGGCGTGCTGGTGGACATCGACGCGCGCAAGCGGGCGGAGCTGCGGCAGGCGGCGCTGCTGGAGATGGCGGACCGGCTGCGCGAGGCCTCGTCGCCGGATGCCGCCGCGCAGCTCGCGATGGAGGTGGTGGGACGGATGCTGGGCGTGCCGCGCGCGGGCTACGGCACGGTGGACGCGGTGCGCGGGCTGGTGCTGATGCACCCGAACTGGGTGGCCTCGCCGGACGTGGCGCGCGTGGAGGGCGTGCACCGCTTCCACGACTACGGCGTGTTCCTGGAGGACCTCCTGAAGGGCGAGATGGTGGCCATCCCGGACGTGCGGGAGGACCCGCGCACGGCGCCCCAGGCGGCCACGCTGGAGCAGGTGGGCATCCGGGCGCTGTTCAACATCCCGCTGCTGGAGCACGGCCGGTTCGTGGCGGTGCTGTTCCTGCACGACGTGCGGCCGCGCCGGTGGACGGAGGAGGAGATCGAGCTGTCGCGCAGCGTGGCGGACCGCGTGTGGGCGACGCTGTCCCGGCTCAAGGCGCTGGCGGAGCTGAAGCGGGCCAACGAGACGCTGGAGCAGCGCGTGGCCCAGCGCACGCAGGAGCGGGACCGCGTGTGGAACGTGTCCCAGGACCTGCTGGTGGTGGGTAGCCTGGCGGAGGGGAAGTTCCTCAGCGTCAACCCGGCCTGGACGCGGATGCTGGGATGGACGGAGGAGGAGCTGCTGGGCCGCACGTCGGAGTGGCTGGAGCGCCCGGACGACTACTCGCGCACGCGCGACGAGGTGTCCCGCCTGGCGGGAGGAAATCCCACGCTGAACTTCGAGAGTTCCTATCGCTGCAAGCACGGCGGCTACCGGCGCATCTCCTGGACGGCGGTGCCGGTGCCGGAGGACGGCGTGCTGTACGCCAGCGGGCGCGACGTCACCGAGCAGCGGCAGACGGAGGACCAGCTTCGGCAGGCGCAGAAGATGGAGGCGGTGGGCAAGCTCACGGGCGGCGTGGCGCACGACTTCAACAACCTGCTCCAGGTGGTGGGCGGCAACCTCCAGCTGCTCCAGCGCGACCTGGCGGGCAACGAGCGGGGCTTGCAGCGGGTGCGCTCGGCGCTGGGGGCGGTGGAGCGCGGGGCCCGGCTGTCCGGGCAGTTGCTGGCGTTCTCGCGGCGGCAGCCGCTGGAGCCGCGCTCGCTGAGCATGGGCCGGCTGCTGCGCGGCATGGACGACCTCTTGCGCCGCGCGCTGGGCGAGGACGTGGAGGTGGAGACGGTCATCAGCGGCGGGCTGTGGAACACGCTGGCGGATCCGCACCAGTTGGAGAACGTCATCCTCAACCTGGCCATCAACGCGCGCGACGCGATGCGGGGCAGCGGGAAGCTGACGCTGGAGCTGAGCAACGCGTCGCTGGACGACCACTACGCGCAGGCGCACCCGGACGTGCTGGCGGGGCCGTACGTGCTGCTGGCGGTGTCGGACACGGGCGGCGGCATGACGCCGGAGGTGCTGGAGCGCGCGTTCGAGCCCTTCTTCACGACGAAGCAGGAGGGCCGGGGGACGGGGCTGGGGCTGAGCATGGTGTACGGCTTCGTGAAGCAGTCCGGCGGGCACGTGAAGCTCTACAGCGAGCCGGGGCACGGCACGACGGTGAAGGTGTACCTGCCGCGCGCGTTCCAGCCGGAGGCTCCGGTGACGGAGGTGGTGACGGGGCCGGTGGAAGGCGGGCGGGAGACCATCCTCGCGGTGGAGGACGACGCGGACGTGCGCGCGACGGTGGTGGAGCTCCTGACGGAGCTGGGCTACCGGGTGCTGCGCGCGGTGGACGGGCAGAGCGCGCTGTCCATCCTCCAGAGCGGCGTGGCGGTGGACCTGCTCTTCACGGACGTGGTGATGCCGGGGCCGGTGCGCAGCCCGGAGCTGGCGCGGCAGGCGAAGGCGCTTCAACCGGACATCGAGGTGCTCTTCACGTCGGGCTACACGGAGAACGCCATCGTGCACGGCGGTCGGCTGGACCCGGGCGTGAGCCTCTTGTCCAAGCCGTACCGGCGCGAGGACCTGGCGCGCAAGGTGCGGACGCTGCTGGACCAGCGGCAGCAGCGGCTCTTGACGCCGAAGCTCCAGTGGCCGGAGCGCGGCTTGGAGCCGAAGGAACCGGCGACGGCGGCGCAGGAGTCCGCGCGGCGGATGCATGTGCTGCTGGTGGAGGACGACGAGGACATCCGCGCGTCCGCCAGCGAGCTGCTGGGCTTGCTGGGGCACGCGGTGATGCCGGTGGCGAGCGCGGAGGAGGCGCGGGTGGCGCTGGCGGCGGAGCCGTTCGACGTGCTGTTCACGGACGTGACGCTGCCGGGCATGTCCGGCGTGGACCTGGCGCGCGAGGTGTCGCTGCGAAAGCCCGCCATGCGCATCATCATCGCGTCCGGCCACGGCCGCGCGGCGCTGGACGGGGATCCGCAGCAGTGGCTGGGCGTGGTGGTGCTGCCCAAGCCCTACGCACTGCCGCAGATCCAACAGGCCCTGGCCCAGGTGGCCGCGACGGCGCGCTGAGGTTCAGCGGCGCTGGCGCTCCAGGAAGGCCAGCATGCGCTCTGTGTTCCCGCGCTCGTGGTCGTCCAGGGACGGCAGGTACTCGCGGACCTCCGCGAGCATGGCTTCCGCGGCGGGCAGGTCCGCGGGGGAGACCTTGTAGGCCCACTGCCAGTACTCCGCTGCGGTGTATGAGTACATCGTCGTATCAAGCGGATGATTGAGATAGGCGCGCAGCGCGCTTCGCACGACCCTCGGGGTCTGCCCCCAATGCGCGGCGCAGAAAAACACCATCCTGGCGAGATCCCGGCGAAGCGCGGCCGACGGCACTCGTCCCGCATGGCGCCGCTCCACTTGCCTGAGGCCGGCACGGAAGCGTGGCCAGTCCCTTGGGGCAAGCGCACTCGTCTCCTCTGCATCCAGAATGTAGGCGCGCCAGCTCTGGTCACGGAAGGACGGATCCTGGAACGCTTTCCTCATTTTCGCGGGCATCTCAGCGGCGTCCCGTTCCAGCTGTATACGGCGCCAGGCCAGAACCCGTTCGCCATGCAATATGACCGGCACGAGTCACAACGGCTCTCTCCTTCCACGCGTCCCGGCATGCTGTCTCCGCCCATATCCGTACAGCGAACGTAGTCGTCGGTGCAGGACTTCCGGACGCGTTCGGTCTCCTTCTCCCGTGCCGCATCCGTCGCCCCAGGCGGCGGCAACGGGTTCGGCTTCCGGGGCCGGGGCGGCTTCATCATCTCCATCTGCTCGCACGCCGCCGCCGAGCCGTTCTTGCACTGGCAATCCACGGTGCTGACGCAGCCCGGGCCTGGCCCCGGGCCCATGG comes from Corallococcus macrosporus and encodes:
- a CDS encoding lysyl oxidase family protein, with the translated sequence MRIRGALTCAVMLVSLAAGCKDDPKPQPDAGVPDAGSDAGSPDDAGTAGPTLSETPRWQVEGDGLDPQECFGRGVALGDVNGDGRRDLLVISPPCTSRPTNPGRVMVYAGEASYFSKTPVTSTVSWVHPSPRTSGYQMVVGTGDVDGDAYADVLVKSYYGVSVYKGGPDLSQVFAQPLFRVPDFTTLRFAAAQLLDVDGDGLDDLLVTTFTGSTTLYRATPGAAEGPFTNVRVLSGYAQPAGDTDGDGAQDLLITLADEDTRYGLFLGCKAGSSRVCDGPLTSQPVWKGTAESMRGIPDLNGDGRPDVLVGLRGSVRLHLSDASVQGYSATPTWQLMDDPAFPSVAAQSATVGAMAEGGMGRDFVLASLGRVYLFRPTQNVSGPLEPVWSWPRANRLVPQTMLGFTLPSLVSPGDLDGDGYDDLVVGLSQENDGTRAPGRVVVYGGGAVPDSQEPAPALMPTKTCNLQVDPVNGKPDLTVDRDVIARTLFIERRSFTADSCEVREGCVPAGGERRLLRFTTSIMNMGTAPAVVPSPQERPDLFVYDECHQHDHLVNFATYDLKDAAGHTTSVGRKQGFYMVDFTQYCADGTAFAWYDPGTGISPGWSDVYTADTACQWLDVTDTPDGDYTVRVGVDENHIIDELDALPNEATVKVRLQGDTVTVLP
- a CDS encoding MDR family MFS transporter is translated as MPETVADTALDSHAAPASERFSRSQKAFTLAGALLGLLLAALDQTIVATAGPTIQADLHIAPEHYPWLTTAYLVASTMMVPVWGKLSDLLGRRAVLVAGIAVFLTGSFLCGASRSTLVLILCRAVQGLGSAALFTGSLAVVADLFPPRDRGKYQGLFGAVFGLSSVIGPLAGGFITDALGWHWVFFINLPVGAVALALIFLRMPPLKPEGLHGGKLDLPGAVALAVGVVPLLLALSLGHGEATPRAGGFAWGSAPILGLFALSAVGLGLFVWRERHAKEPLLEPSLFRLRAFSAGNAAVFIIGAVFLASVTFLPLFMVNVVGLSATHSGLTLTPLTLGVVAGNVLSGQLVSRMGRYKALMVGALLFLMGGFAVMAFTLTPDSSQAEVTVKMVLVGLGLGPSIPLYTVAVQNSVPPQRIGVATSATTFFRQLGMTVGVALLGTVFAGTLGREMQSRTQQAVHGLRPDVRQELRASAPGGLGGEGAPQGQQFQPEQVKAKLREGFEEERRQALQEGPEARARVDADEARALSTVDRVERALKESFTRATMAVYRFAIFVALAALFVTLLLPELPLRQGGPRKAPAES
- a CDS encoding M20/M25/M40 family metallo-hydrolase, producing the protein MSTSAFVLPVSLALHLITAAPPQNTATAPSQDPAPKSPATSSVKAAPPAVTKLSAAQQATAAKLVGPALAEGHAYARLAELTDGVGPRLSGSESAEAAVQWALRAFKEDGVRAWKEPVKVPHWVRGEEHGEILPSERTRGLPLALLALGGSAPTPPEGITAEVVEVNSLEELAALGDKVKGRIVFFNHTMAEASDYGRFAGLRGRGPAAAAKQGAVAALVRSLATASLRSPHTGSTRFDEGGPRLPAAAVSVEDALTLHRMLQGGAVKVRLVLGCSELPEADSSNVVAEVKGREKPDEVVLLGAHLDSWDVGTGAHDDGAGVVMVMEAARLIAKLPQAPRRTVRVVLFMNEENGLRGGRAYAEAHAKELPKHVAAIEMDAGGGRPLGVSLHAGPGGEALLRPWLTPLEGLGAARFLVGHATGADLSPMEPAHVPFVGVRVDSSRYFDVHHSMADTLDKVDPQDLSRSTAAVTWMAYALAEAPGTLARPTAPESDTPPPPKK
- a CDS encoding hybrid sensor histidine kinase/response regulator encodes the protein MSVPPSDTEQALRAEVERLRLRLRAAGLDDGTGTPPAPETSALQDRSADERLRVKREQLRLAQEAGGIGVFTLDIPTNLMTMTPEFCRLYGVPIMDTVPATVIEALALEEDRHRVSNARTRAAGQVLPSVEYRIRRPDTGEVRWIHRRASLVYDAAGKPVQFIGIAQDVTEQQQAEEALRSANERVQLALNTEVMIGTWVWDVPDNRVVTDERFAHSFSLDPKQAREGLPIDQFLASVHPEDRPGMEAAVARALKVGGSYRAEYRVRRSDGVHRWVEASGHCVLSPQGTPLRFPGVLVDIDARKRAELRQAALLEMADRLREASSPDAAAQLAMEVVGRMLGVPRAGYGTVDAVRGLVLMHPNWVASPDVARVEGVHRFHDYGVFLEDLLKGEMVAIPDVREDPRTAPQAATLEQVGIRALFNIPLLEHGRFVAVLFLHDVRPRRWTEEEIELSRSVADRVWATLSRLKALAELKRANETLEQRVAQRTQERDRVWNVSQDLLVVGSLAEGKFLSVNPAWTRMLGWTEEELLGRTSEWLERPDDYSRTRDEVSRLAGGNPTLNFESSYRCKHGGYRRISWTAVPVPEDGVLYASGRDVTEQRQTEDQLRQAQKMEAVGKLTGGVAHDFNNLLQVVGGNLQLLQRDLAGNERGLQRVRSALGAVERGARLSGQLLAFSRRQPLEPRSLSMGRLLRGMDDLLRRALGEDVEVETVISGGLWNTLADPHQLENVILNLAINARDAMRGSGKLTLELSNASLDDHYAQAHPDVLAGPYVLLAVSDTGGGMTPEVLERAFEPFFTTKQEGRGTGLGLSMVYGFVKQSGGHVKLYSEPGHGTTVKVYLPRAFQPEAPVTEVVTGPVEGGRETILAVEDDADVRATVVELLTELGYRVLRAVDGQSALSILQSGVAVDLLFTDVVMPGPVRSPELARQAKALQPDIEVLFTSGYTENAIVHGGRLDPGVSLLSKPYRREDLARKVRTLLDQRQQRLLTPKLQWPERGLEPKEPATAAQESARRMHVLLVEDDEDIRASASELLGLLGHAVMPVASAEEARVALAAEPFDVLFTDVTLPGMSGVDLAREVSLRKPAMRIIIASGHGRAALDGDPQQWLGVVVLPKPYALPQIQQALAQVAATAR